The following coding sequences lie in one Alosa alosa isolate M-15738 ecotype Scorff River chromosome 21, AALO_Geno_1.1, whole genome shotgun sequence genomic window:
- the e2f4 gene encoding transcription factor E2F4 isoform X1 yields MDLDISRTEPGNMNDGLQLQTPSRHEKSLGLLTTKFVTLLQEAKDGVLDLKLAADTLAVRQKRRIYDITNVLEGIGLIEKKSKNSIQWKGVGPGCNTREIADRLIDLKAELVELERQELELDQQRVWVQQSIKNVTDDINNSPLAYVTHEDICSCFKGDTLLAIRAPSGTQLEVPLPESAGNGQKKYQMHLKSSSGPVEVLLVNKDPHSSTPVVLPVPPPEDMILPVQAKQATPTTKSTPATPTQTTPALTQPPPTKQLTPPSSIDPVASESVGLSSNSSSALSLTPPPDNTSAKDASSLDTQPLQSSASLDSSTSIPASSAVFEPIKSDALYDFPKEMSEMFDPTKESTDLLEDLMASEVFSPLLRLSPPPGDHDYIYNLDESEGLCDLFDVPIF; encoded by the exons ATGGATTTGGATATTAGTCGAACTGAACCGGGAAATATGAACGACGGGTTGCAGCTCCAGACACCCAGTCGGCATGAGAAAAGCCTCGGACTTCTTACAACCAAATTTGTCACTTTGCTGCAAGAGGCGAAGGATGGAGTGCTCGACCTGAAATTA GCAGCAGACACGCTCGCCGTGCGACAGAAGAGACGCATCTATGACATCACAAACGTGCTGGAAGGCATCGGGCTGATCGAGAAGAAGTCCAAGAACAGCATCCAgtggaa GGGCGTGGGTCCAGGCTGCAACACCAGGGAGATCGCTGATAGGCTGATTGACCTGAAGGCGGAGCTTGTGGAGCTGGAGCGGCAGGAGCTAGAGCTGGACCAGCAGAGAGTCTGGGTTCAGCAGAGCATTAAGAACGTCACCGACGACATCAACAACAGCCC TCTGGCATATGTGACACATGAGGACATCTGCAGTTGCTTCAAAG GTGACACTCTGCTGGCCATCCGCGCGCCCTCAGGAACCCAGTTGGAGGTGCCCCTCCCCGAGTCT gctggcAATGGGCAGAAGAAATATCAGATGCACCTGAAGAGCAGCAGTGGGCCCGTCGAAGTCCTATTGGTCAACAAGGACCCTCATAGCTCCACCCCTGTGGTGCTCCCAGTCCCGCCCCCAGAGGACATGATCCTCCCAGTGCAGGCAAAACAGGCCACACCCACCACCAAGTCCACACCagccacacccacacagaccaCGCCTGCGCTTACACAACCCCCTCCCACTAAACAGCTAACCCCGCCCAGCAGCATAGACCCTGTGGCATCAGAATCAG TAGGGTTGTCCAGTAATAGCTCCAGTGCCCTGAGCTTAACCCCGCCTCCAGACAACACATCCGCCAAGGACGCCTCCTCGTTGGACACTCAGCCTCTTCAGTCCTCTGCCTCATTGGACAGCAGCACCTCTATCCCCGCCTCCAGTGCTGTTTTTGAACCAATCAAATCTGATGcct tgTATGACTTCCCCAAGGAGATGTCTGAAATGTTTGACCCAACTAAAG agaGTACTGATCTACTGGAGGACCTCATGGCATCAGAGG TTTTCTCTCCACTGCTGAggctttctcctcctccaggtgaCCATGACTACATCTACAATCTAGATGAAAGTGAAGGCTTGTGTGACCTCTTCGATGTGCCCATCTTTTAA
- the e2f4 gene encoding transcription factor E2F4 isoform X2, translated as MDLDISRTEPGNMNDGLQLQTPSRHEKSLGLLTTKFVTLLQEAKDGVLDLKLAADTLAVRQKRRIYDITNVLEGIGLIEKKSKNSIQWKGVGPGCNTREIADRLIDLKAELVELERQELELDQQRVWVQQSIKNVTDDINNSPLAYVTHEDICSCFKGDTLLAIRAPSGTQLEVPLPESAGNGQKKYQMHLKSSSGPVEVLLVNKDPHSSTPVVLPVPPPEDMILPVQAKQATPTTKSTPATPTQTTPALTQPPPTKQLTPPSSIDPVASESGLSSNSSSALSLTPPPDNTSAKDASSLDTQPLQSSASLDSSTSIPASSAVFEPIKSDALYDFPKEMSEMFDPTKESTDLLEDLMASEVFSPLLRLSPPPGDHDYIYNLDESEGLCDLFDVPIF; from the exons ATGGATTTGGATATTAGTCGAACTGAACCGGGAAATATGAACGACGGGTTGCAGCTCCAGACACCCAGTCGGCATGAGAAAAGCCTCGGACTTCTTACAACCAAATTTGTCACTTTGCTGCAAGAGGCGAAGGATGGAGTGCTCGACCTGAAATTA GCAGCAGACACGCTCGCCGTGCGACAGAAGAGACGCATCTATGACATCACAAACGTGCTGGAAGGCATCGGGCTGATCGAGAAGAAGTCCAAGAACAGCATCCAgtggaa GGGCGTGGGTCCAGGCTGCAACACCAGGGAGATCGCTGATAGGCTGATTGACCTGAAGGCGGAGCTTGTGGAGCTGGAGCGGCAGGAGCTAGAGCTGGACCAGCAGAGAGTCTGGGTTCAGCAGAGCATTAAGAACGTCACCGACGACATCAACAACAGCCC TCTGGCATATGTGACACATGAGGACATCTGCAGTTGCTTCAAAG GTGACACTCTGCTGGCCATCCGCGCGCCCTCAGGAACCCAGTTGGAGGTGCCCCTCCCCGAGTCT gctggcAATGGGCAGAAGAAATATCAGATGCACCTGAAGAGCAGCAGTGGGCCCGTCGAAGTCCTATTGGTCAACAAGGACCCTCATAGCTCCACCCCTGTGGTGCTCCCAGTCCCGCCCCCAGAGGACATGATCCTCCCAGTGCAGGCAAAACAGGCCACACCCACCACCAAGTCCACACCagccacacccacacagaccaCGCCTGCGCTTACACAACCCCCTCCCACTAAACAGCTAACCCCGCCCAGCAGCATAGACCCTGTGGCATCAGAATCAG GGTTGTCCAGTAATAGCTCCAGTGCCCTGAGCTTAACCCCGCCTCCAGACAACACATCCGCCAAGGACGCCTCCTCGTTGGACACTCAGCCTCTTCAGTCCTCTGCCTCATTGGACAGCAGCACCTCTATCCCCGCCTCCAGTGCTGTTTTTGAACCAATCAAATCTGATGcct tgTATGACTTCCCCAAGGAGATGTCTGAAATGTTTGACCCAACTAAAG agaGTACTGATCTACTGGAGGACCTCATGGCATCAGAGG TTTTCTCTCCACTGCTGAggctttctcctcctccaggtgaCCATGACTACATCTACAATCTAGATGAAAGTGAAGGCTTGTGTGACCTCTTCGATGTGCCCATCTTTTAA
- the tmem208 gene encoding transmembrane protein 208 translates to MAPKGKVGTKGKKQIHEENEATLKFYTRVILGANAIYAAINLLLFYSSSTFWTWLLLVFSLVVYVASYRSMAAMAKPAFAEDGSLLDGGIDLNMEQGMAEHLKDVILLTAIVQVLSTLSSYFWYIWLLAPARAAQLLWVNILGPWFSASSPTAPEEVNEKKQRRQERRQMKKF, encoded by the exons ATGGCG CCTAAAGGCAAGGTCGGCACGAAAGGCAAGAAGCAGATCCACGAGGAGAACGAGGCGACTCTAAAGTTCTACACTCGAGTCATTCTGGGAGCGAAT GCCATATATGCAGCGATAAATCTATTACTGTTCTACAGCTCGTCCACCTTCTGGACATGG CTGCTGCTAGTCTTTTCGCTGGTTGTGTATGTGGCCAGCTACCGGTCCATGGCCGCCATGGCCAAGCCAGCCTTTGCAGAGGATGGCAGTCTGCTGGACGGAGGCATCGACCTTAACATGGAGCAGGGCATGGccga GCATCTGAAGGATGTGATCCTACTGACGGCCATCGTGCAGGTTCTCAGCACCCTCTCCTCCTACTTCTGGTATATCTGGCTCCTG gccCCTGCTCGTGCGGCACAACTGCTGTGGGTGAACATCCTGGGCCCATGGTTTTCCGCGTCCTCTCCAACAGCCCCCGAGGAAGTGAACGAGAAGAAACAGCGACGCCAGGAGAGACGACAGATGAAGAAATTCTGA
- the nucb2a gene encoding nucleobindin-2a — translation MLTMKGLFTGCLIVPCLLLLGSEAVPISIDKTKVKAPEETVEAPQSVDTGLHYDRYLREVIDYLEKDQHFREKLHNTDMEDIKQGKLAKELDFVSHHVRTKLDELKRQEVSRLRTLIKAKQDMEEGKGIAVDHQALLKQFEYLNHMNPHTFEVDDLDRLIKSATSDLENFDKERHEEFKRYEMMKEHERQEHLKTLDEEARRREEEHYEEMRKKHADHPKVNHPGSQNQLKEVWEDKDGLDPDDFDPKTFFNLHDSNGDGFFDEQELEALFTKELEKIYDPTNEEDDMVEMEEERLRMREHVMNEVDANKDRLVSLDEFLVATKKKEFLEPDSWETLEQNQAYTDEEMREFEAQLSMQEEELSLKAQDLQQQRAELERQQEQLNAQKQELQQAVEHMEKLKQTQRVEPPEVQVAGNDVPFAQDQGHPLPPGHAELPPDHAIPHQELPQRGQPQEFNPAPPGHNQLHQVAEHLAEGHHLPQGEQHHLQEHNAIP, via the exons ATGCTGACCATGAAAGGACTCTTCACCGGTTGCCTTATAGTGCCGTGCCTGCTGCTGTTGGGCTCGGAAGCCGTTCCCATAAGTATCGATAAGACTAAAGTCAAGGCGCCCGAGGAGACCGTGGAGGCTCCCCAGAGcgtg GACACGGGACTGCACTATGACCGCTACCTCAGGGAGGTCATCGACTATCTGGAGAAAGACCAGCACTTCAGAGAGAAGCTTCACAACACTGACATGGAGGACATTAAG CAAGGGAAACtggctaaggagctggactTTGTGAGCCATCATGTGCGGACCAAACTGGACGAGCTGAAGAGACAGGAAGTCAGTCGTCTGCGCACGCTCATCAAAGCAAAGCAGGACATGGAGGAGGGCAAAG gtattgcAGTAGACCACCAGGCCCTGCTGAAGCAGTTTGAGTATCTCAACCACATGAACCCACACACCTTTGAGGTCGACGATCTGGACCGCCTCATCAAGTCG gcgacGAGTGACCTGGAGAACTTTGATAAGGAGCGTCACGAGGAGTTCAAGCGCTATGAGATGATGAAGGAGCACGAGCGGCAGGAGCACCTGAAGACCCTGGACGAGGAGGCGCGCCGCCGAGAGGAGGAGCACTACGAGGAGATGAGGAAGAAGCATGCCGACCACCCCAAAGTTAACCACCCG GGCAGCCAGAATCAACTTAAAGAGGTCTGGGAGGACAAAGACGGTCTGGACCCAGATGACTTTGACCCCAAAACCTTTTTCAACCTCCACG ATTCTAATGGAGACGGCTTCTTTGATGAGCAGGAGCTGGAGGCTCTCTTCACCAAGGAG CTGGAGAAGATCTACGATCCGACCAATGAGGAGGACGATatggtggagatggaggaggagagactgcGCATGAGAGAACACGTCATGAACGAG GTTGATGCCAATAAGGACCGTTTGGTGTCTCTGGACGAGTTCCTGGTGgccaccaaaaaaaaagagttcTTAGAACCGGACAGCTGGGAG aCTCTGGAGCAGAACCAGGCGTACACGGATGAGGAGATGCGTGAGTTTGAGGCCCAGCTGTCGATGCAGGAGGAGGAGCTCAGCCTGAAGGCCCAGGACCTGCAGCAGCAGCGCGCCGAGCTGGAGAGACAACAGGAGCAGCTCAACGCCCAGAAACAAGAGCtgcagcag GCAGTGGAACACATGGAGAAGTTGAAACAGACCCAGAGGGTAGAGCCTCCTGAAGTCCAGG tggcGGGTAACGACGTCCCATTTGCCCAGGACCAGGGTCACCCTCTGCCCCCCGGCCACGCAGAACTACCCCCTGACCATGCCATCCCTCATCAGGAACTGCCCCAGCGGGGGCAACCCCAGGAATTCAATCCAGCCCCCCCAGGCCATAACCAACTGCACCAGGTGGCGGAGCACCTGGCCGAGGGCCACCATTTACCCCAGGGAGAGCAGCACCATCTTCAGGAGCACAACGCCATCCCCTAG